In Candidatus Omnitrophota bacterium, one DNA window encodes the following:
- a CDS encoding glycosyltransferase, which produces MSDTQRYFTELAAQYNQTHYAGDLRYPALKIRQHHTLEMLRRFRAGGRKGRVLDLGCGPGPFLPQLGELFEEVWALDVSPEMLSLAAEKAGACAARCLRVQGDAEHLPFRDQSFDAIVAAGVLEYMETDGPMLAELRRLLRPGGIFVGNVTTLGVVGLLDPVVRLLKGLGPLRWLYRNWITGGHAERAGESGMLKIQARKHSAKIFVDQLARAGLQKSDSVYFHFSPLPRPFQMLLRRIAIPVGLKMEAWGRRPWLGTLGEGYLVEAVRLADRDFCTQGTRPKVALISQATGGVQEHIMKLLEGLDRGRWDLHAVVSEADHVRGADPEKLSFPQALKEAGVPAHFVDMRREICPVGDPRALGRLVRLLRRERFDVVHTHSSKAGFLGRLAACIAGVPVVLHTPHSIAVDRPGAALPVRAFYAILEWLAGKCCDCVMALSSSEQALLRAWRIVPGYKIRMIPNGVDLASLAQRAGDPDEKRRELGIESLAPVLVMVGRLAPQKAPQDFVSAAALVLRRFPNARFLYVGDGPLLEQTQEQIDALGLGSSVQLMGWRSDAPAIVGCADLVLLSSLWEGMPYTVLEGMALGKPVVATAATGTVDLLKDGVGGVLTPLHDPQAMSEAICRLLERPDEARKMGAAGREKVRTAHSLDAQLKAVDELYADLLRWAAARGRFKE; this is translated from the coding sequence ATGTCTGATACCCAGCGCTATTTCACGGAACTGGCGGCACAGTACAATCAAACCCATTATGCGGGCGATTTGCGCTATCCGGCTCTGAAGATCCGGCAACACCACACACTGGAGATGTTGAGGCGGTTCCGGGCAGGGGGGCGCAAGGGCCGGGTTTTGGACCTGGGTTGCGGGCCGGGTCCCTTTTTGCCGCAGCTGGGGGAACTTTTTGAAGAAGTTTGGGCCTTGGATGTGTCTCCGGAAATGCTCAGCCTGGCTGCGGAAAAGGCCGGGGCCTGTGCGGCCCGCTGTCTGCGCGTGCAGGGAGACGCTGAGCACTTGCCTTTTAGGGACCAATCCTTTGATGCCATTGTGGCAGCGGGTGTCCTGGAATACATGGAAACCGATGGGCCCATGCTTGCGGAACTGCGGCGGTTGTTGAGGCCCGGCGGGATTTTTGTCGGCAATGTCACGACTTTGGGAGTTGTGGGCCTTTTGGATCCGGTCGTGCGCCTTCTCAAAGGCTTGGGGCCGTTGCGATGGCTCTACCGCAACTGGATTACAGGGGGACATGCGGAAAGGGCCGGGGAATCCGGCATGCTCAAGATCCAAGCCAGGAAGCATTCCGCGAAGATCTTTGTGGACCAGCTTGCTCGAGCAGGGCTTCAGAAATCCGACAGCGTGTACTTTCATTTTAGCCCCTTACCGCGCCCCTTCCAGATGTTGCTGCGCCGGATTGCGATTCCCGTGGGTTTGAAGATGGAGGCGTGGGGCCGGCGTCCTTGGCTTGGGACTTTGGGAGAAGGGTATTTAGTGGAAGCGGTCCGCTTAGCGGATAGAGATTTTTGTACTCAAGGGACGCGGCCGAAAGTGGCTCTGATCTCCCAGGCCACCGGAGGGGTTCAGGAACATATCATGAAGCTTTTGGAGGGCTTGGACCGGGGAAGATGGGATTTGCACGCGGTTGTCTCAGAGGCCGATCATGTCCGGGGCGCGGACCCTGAAAAACTTTCTTTTCCGCAAGCTTTGAAAGAGGCCGGGGTACCTGCGCATTTTGTGGATATGCGCCGGGAGATTTGTCCTGTGGGCGATCCCAGGGCCCTGGGTCGATTGGTCCGGCTTCTGCGCCGTGAGCGTTTTGACGTGGTGCATACACACAGTTCCAAGGCAGGTTTTCTCGGCCGGCTGGCTGCCTGCATTGCGGGTGTGCCTGTCGTACTGCATACCCCGCACAGTATTGCCGTGGACCGGCCGGGCGCTGCCTTGCCAGTGCGTGCCTTCTATGCCATTCTGGAGTGGCTTGCGGGCAAATGTTGTGATTGTGTGATGGCTTTGTCCTCTTCAGAGCAGGCTCTTCTGCGCGCATGGCGCATTGTGCCCGGATACAAAATCCGGATGATTCCCAATGGAGTGGACCTCGCATCCCTGGCACAGCGCGCGGGGGATCCGGACGAAAAGCGCCGTGAGTTGGGTATCGAGAGTCTGGCGCCTGTCTTGGTTATGGTGGGCCGTTTGGCCCCTCAGAAGGCGCCGCAGGATTTTGTGAGCGCTGCGGCGCTTGTGCTGCGCCGCTTTCCAAATGCGCGTTTCTTGTATGTGGGCGACGGCCCGCTTTTGGAACAGACTCAAGAGCAGATTGATGCATTGGGTTTGGGGAGTTCCGTTCAGTTGATGGGCTGGCGCAGCGATGCCCCCGCTATTGTCGGTTGTGCGGATTTGGTTCTCCTCTCTTCCCTTTGGGAGGGTATGCCCTACACGGTCCTGGAAGGGATGGCCTTAGGCAAACCCGTGGTGGCCACAGCCGCGACCGGAACCGTGGATCTTCTGAAGGACGGGGTCGGGGGAGTGCTGACCCCTTTGCACGATCCGCAGGCCATGTCTGAGGCCATTTGCCGTTTGTTGGAGCGCCCGGACGAGGCGCGTAAAATGGGGGCAGCCGGCAGAGAAAAGGTGCGAACCGCGCATAGTCTGGATGCGCAACTCAAGGCCGTGGATGAGCTTTATGCAGACCTGCTTCGATGGGCTGCGGCCAGAGGGCGTTTCAAAGAGTGA
- a CDS encoding glycosyltransferase family 2 protein: MQTCFDGLRPEGVSKSDGRTGVNEDSQRTRGVDALTVIVPAYNEEAGIVSVLQQLQEALGPLGVQYEILVVDDGSTDATADKVRSFSGEIKVVQTGRNQGYGAAIKAGIRRALYPWIMITDADGTYPVEEIPKLLDAASDWDMVVGARTAPDAKLSGLRQFAKWFLVKLAEYLSETEIRDMNSGMRLFRKDLAAKFLSILPSGFSLTTTISLAFLSEGYTIGYVPISYNKRVGRSKIRPIADTINFLTLILRTTVYFKPLKVILPLSGALVLAAVAIFLYGWLVVGHQFDITVTILILFAMQITVLGLLADLFVKRRG; the protein is encoded by the coding sequence ATGCAGACCTGCTTCGATGGGCTGCGGCCAGAGGGCGTTTCAAAGAGTGATGGGAGGACAGGAGTGAACGAGGATTCGCAGAGAACTAGAGGGGTGGATGCTCTGACTGTAATTGTGCCTGCCTATAATGAGGAAGCGGGCATTGTCTCTGTATTGCAGCAATTGCAGGAGGCACTGGGGCCTTTGGGTGTTCAGTATGAAATCCTGGTGGTGGACGACGGCTCCACAGATGCCACTGCCGATAAGGTCCGCAGTTTTTCCGGAGAGATTAAGGTGGTGCAGACGGGCCGGAACCAAGGTTACGGGGCGGCCATTAAGGCCGGTATTCGCCGGGCCTTGTATCCTTGGATCATGATAACGGATGCGGACGGCACCTATCCCGTGGAGGAGATCCCGAAGCTCCTGGACGCGGCTTCGGACTGGGATATGGTGGTGGGCGCGCGCACGGCCCCGGATGCCAAGCTCTCGGGGTTGCGTCAGTTTGCCAAGTGGTTCTTGGTCAAGCTGGCCGAGTATCTCTCGGAAACGGAAATCCGGGATATGAATTCCGGCATGCGTCTCTTCCGTAAAGATCTGGCCGCCAAGTTTCTCAGCATTTTACCCTCGGGCTTCTCTCTTACAACGACCATCTCCCTGGCCTTCTTGAGTGAGGGCTACACGATTGGGTACGTTCCCATTAGCTACAACAAGCGGGTGGGTCGTTCCAAGATTCGCCCGATTGCCGACACAATCAATTTCTTGACTTTAATCCTGAGGACTACGGTTTATTTCAAACCGCTCAAGGTCATTCTCCCTTTGAGCGGAGCCTTGGTTTTGGCTGCGGTGGCGATTTTTCTTTACGGATGGCTTGTCGTGGGGCATCAGTTTGATATTACGGTGACAATCCTAATACTCTTTGCGATGCAGATTACGGTACTGGGGCTGCTGGCTGATCTCTTTGTGAAGAGGAGGGGATAG
- a CDS encoding sulfatase-like hydrolase/transferase: MRRTSVFHPFLFALFPILSAFVHNSSQMQLSELWLPLSVVLAGTSLLWILLRMGIEDRAKVGLLLSGLIFFFFSYGHVIGLIHGARLGGWMWGRHRYVLLVFGLLLVSHVFLCLRTRRNLETLTRFLNTFSLCLVGISLITGLAQFGGRIQNSEGPDPSGMALKAPAAKPDIYYLILDGYGRQDVLQNLYDYDNSEFLGFLKQKGFYIASQSYTNYPQTHLSLSSSLNFEYLDELARRMGPRNSDRSPLVKRMRDNRIMQLLKSQGYRTLSFDTLVKADVHLSYKGTVTEFQNVLLNTTPVPYLMERLRLPFSRFQYDAHRNQMRFILEKLPELPQEDGPIFVFAHVLLPHPPFVLGAQGEALSVDRKFHLYDGSHFFELGGTRKEYLEGYRNQVRYVNSKVNTAVERILQESVRPVVLIIQGDHGPGMYLDHSSLEKTHLAERMAILNAYYLPGAEARLYPRISPVNSFRVLLNHVFGADLELLPDRSHFAPHTYPYDLTEVTDQLR; the protein is encoded by the coding sequence ATGAGACGCACTTCTGTCTTTCATCCCTTTCTCTTTGCTCTCTTCCCAATCCTCTCGGCCTTTGTGCACAATTCGTCTCAAATGCAGCTTTCCGAACTCTGGCTCCCCCTATCCGTTGTACTCGCCGGAACCTCGCTCCTTTGGATCCTGCTGCGCATGGGGATCGAGGACCGGGCCAAAGTTGGCCTGCTGCTCAGCGGCCTGATTTTTTTCTTCTTTTCGTATGGGCATGTGATCGGATTGATCCACGGAGCCCGCCTCGGCGGCTGGATGTGGGGGCGGCACCGCTATGTCCTTTTGGTATTCGGGCTTCTTCTGGTAAGCCACGTGTTCCTCTGCCTTCGCACGCGCCGCAATCTGGAAACGCTCACGCGTTTTCTCAACACCTTCAGCCTCTGTCTGGTCGGCATATCCCTCATCACGGGCCTGGCGCAGTTTGGCGGACGCATTCAAAACTCTGAAGGACCGGACCCCTCGGGTATGGCTCTCAAAGCGCCCGCGGCCAAACCCGATATTTACTATCTGATTTTGGATGGATACGGCAGGCAGGACGTGCTCCAGAATCTCTACGATTACGACAACAGCGAATTTCTCGGATTTCTGAAGCAAAAGGGCTTCTATATCGCTTCGCAGAGTTACACCAACTACCCTCAAACCCATCTCTCTCTCTCCTCCTCACTTAATTTTGAGTACCTCGATGAGCTCGCGCGCCGGATGGGCCCCCGCAATTCCGACCGTTCCCCTCTTGTGAAGCGAATGCGGGATAACCGGATCATGCAACTGCTGAAGTCACAGGGCTACCGGACACTCAGTTTTGATACCCTGGTCAAGGCCGACGTGCATCTGAGTTACAAGGGCACAGTGACCGAATTTCAAAATGTGCTGCTCAACACTACCCCGGTGCCTTATCTCATGGAAAGGCTCCGCCTGCCGTTTTCCCGGTTTCAGTATGATGCGCACCGCAATCAAATGAGATTTATTCTGGAGAAATTACCGGAGCTTCCGCAGGAGGACGGACCGATTTTTGTTTTCGCCCATGTGCTGCTACCCCATCCGCCTTTTGTGCTCGGGGCCCAGGGCGAGGCATTAAGCGTGGATCGAAAATTTCACCTATACGATGGGAGTCATTTCTTTGAACTCGGCGGAACCCGGAAGGAATATCTGGAGGGCTACCGGAATCAGGTCCGGTATGTTAATTCAAAGGTGAACACCGCCGTGGAACGCATTTTGCAGGAATCTGTGCGCCCTGTGGTGTTGATCATTCAAGGAGATCACGGTCCGGGAATGTATCTGGATCACAGCAGTTTGGAGAAGACCCACTTGGCGGAGAGGATGGCGATCCTCAATGCCTATTACCTGCCGGGCGCCGAAGCGCGTCTTTATCCGCGAATCTCCCCGGTCAACAGCTTTCGTGTCTTGCTGAATCATGTGTTCGGCGCAGATCTGGAACTCCTGCCCGACCGTTCCCACTTCGCGCCGCACACCTATCCCTACGACCTCACCGAAGTCACCGACCAACTTCGTTAA